A window of Benincasa hispida cultivar B227 chromosome 9, ASM972705v1, whole genome shotgun sequence genomic DNA:
GTATGTATGCGActataaaagtaatttttttgaataataataataataataataatgccaGATGTTTGCAGCAAACGAAGCATCCTTGTTTTGATCAAATCGTGTTgctttaattaataaatcaagAGTATTCTTTTTCCGGTTGGACCTCCAAGAGAGCATCtcccttttaaaattttaaaatcacgaAAAGTCAATTCAAATTGCTGTTTGGGTTCGTCCAATTATTAAAAAgggtaaaagaaaaagaaaaagaaagaaagaaagaaagaaaacttgGGATCCAATTCACTCTAAAAGTCCAAAAACAGTACAGTACTACAACACATAACATAAGGAAAATGTACAATGTTTGTCAAACCCAAAAGGAGATTCTAAAATATCAATTcatacattattattattattattattattattattattattattattatctcaAATTGCAGAAATGCTCTTCCTTTATTACTTCTTGAAGGAAATGAAATCTtttagaaaaaaggaaaaagagagagcTTTTTAATTAATCTCATTCTTTGAGTTTGAACGTTGGTCTCCTGAAGAAGACTTTGTGGTTCTTCGTATAATGTGGACCCGGGAAAGCAAAGCCCAATAAGAAACCGAAAggaaagaaattgaaatttgaaaaaggaATTAGTTGAAGAAATAAGGGAATCCAAGGTGACTTGTGGGTGGAGAGTATGATGGGGAGTCCCGGTATCcggtaaaaaatatataatatataatattatatacatATTATATGGAAACCATCTGGGACCCACTAACCCCACCTCCTCACTCAATGACTTTTGCATTAAAAGCTGTTAAAGGTCAACTCTATCCCACTGTCTCCAACTAATAATATCTTGTCCTCTCTCTCTGTTCCCGATTTTACCGAGTCCTCAATCTAACGGCtattctcaacccttttgaccTTCATCTATCTCTcccacaaaattttaaaaccctccTCCCAACCGGTTCACCCTTTTCCTTTTAAACAGATGGGTCAAACCTGCTGACAATTTCCCCATACGTGGACTCTTTTCATTGGCTCCAGGGTTTGACGGCACACGGACCATGATCCACCCGTCACTTGCCCGAGATGCCATCAGTTTGACTCCAATCCTTTCCTTCCCCTTCCCCCAAATTCTTTTTTcatctttctcttctctttctttctcccttTTGCTTTCCTCGTCACCAGTTTCCTACAAtttcatttccttttctttctcaatATATAAATACTCTGTCCCTTCTCACCTCTGTTTCCATTCCATATGCTCCTTCTCAACAATAACATGGCTGTGGACCTCATGGTGGGTTTTGGGGATGCTACAACTTCTTCAAGTTTCACGCCCAACATGGAAGAAAATGCCGCTGTTTCTGCTGTTCAAGAGGCCGCCTCTGCTGGGATTCAAAGCGTTCACAATTTCCTCCGATTGATGTCCCATACCCCTAATCACCAACACTCCCAAGACGATTCTTCTACTTCCACTATTCCTAATGGATACGAAGCCGTCGCCGATTCCGTCGTTAGTAAATTCAAGAAGGTTATTTCTTTGCTCGAGCGGAACAGAACCGGTCACGCCCGTTTCAGAAGGGCTCCGGTTCTTACTACTACTCCGCCGCCTCCTCCTCCCCCCAAGGTTAAGCCGCAGCAACAAGATCCGAGTTCGTCGTCTCCGATTTCAGTCCCTCACATTCAAGTAAAGAAACAAGAATCAGTGTCTGCTTTTAAGGTTTATTGCCCGACGCCCTCCCCTGTTGTGCGTTTGCCTCCTCTGCCTCACAACAACCCCCATCAGCCTTCACATCCACCCAATACCTTCCAAGCCCAGCAAAATACTTCGTCGGTGGTACACAAAAATGGGTCTGTAGATAGAAAAGATGCGACTACCACTATCAATTTTGCAGCCTCACCCCCGATTTCCGCTGCAAATTCGTATATTTCATCGTTAACCGGAGACACCGAAAGCTTACAGCCATCTCTGTCATCTGGGTTCCAGTTCACCCACATGTCCCAGGTCTCTTCCGCCGGAAAACCCCCTCTTTCATCCTCTTCGCTAAAGAGAAAATGTAATTCCATGGAGGATTCCGCCATGAAGTGTGGCTCATCCTCCGGCCGGTGTCACTGTTCCAAGAAGAGGTTGGTCCTTGCAACAGATTTTTAAAATACCACATAAATTTGTCTAAATTGTGTTTAGAATGAATATATTCGATTCGTTATTGAACTGTGAAATTTCTATGGTTTAGCAGGAAAAACAGAATAAAAAGAGTTATCAGAGTTCCCGCCGTTAGCTCAAAACTAGCCGATATCCCACCAGACGATTACTCCTGGAGAAAGTACGGCCAAAAACCCATCAAAGGCTCTCCTCATCCAAGGTGTGTAATTTTTACTTTGAATCATCCATTGTTTCAGTGTTGGtttgtttgtgtgtgtgtgtggtgAAATTAACAACTGGTTCAATGAACTCGGTCCTTTAGTGGGTCAGAACAGAGGAACTCGTTGACCTCTGTTCtcggttctttttttttaaaaaaaaaaaaaaaaatccaagcataataattatatattcgAGAAAAAGAGTGTATGATTTGATTATGGCATTaggttgtttgtttgttttcttataATGTcaaaaagcaaataaaatataaagtagAGGAGGGTAGAGTAGAAGGGAGGACTGACAAAAGGTCATTTTGGTAAATGAACAGGGGATATTACAAATGTAGCAGTCTAAGAGGCTGCCCAGCACGGAAACACGTAGAACGTGCCTTAGACGATCCAACAATGCTGATTGTAACTTACGAAAACGATCACAATCACGCCCACTCCACCGAAACACCTGCAGCGCTTGTTCTCGAATCATCATAATAGTCAACTCATCCAACGGCCACAAATCTCCatcaatattatattatatcaaaaacaaatatatatatatataaatataatttggaAGAAACCTACAGGTTCAAATTATAGGGACCAATAGTCAACGCTGCGGCTTGGGCACCGTCTCCAAGAAGATTAGTGGGTGCGTTGCGCTGTCTGTCCGTGTCTATATAGAA
This region includes:
- the LOC120085892 gene encoding probable WRKY transcription factor 7 isoform X2; its protein translation is MLLLNNNMAVDLMVGFGDATTSSSFTPNMEENAAVSAVQEAASAGIQSVHNFLRLMSHTPNHQHSQDDSSTSTIPNGYEAVADSVVSKFKKVISLLERNRTGHARFRRAPVLTTTPPPPPPPKVKPQQQDPSSSSPISVPHIQVKKQESVSAFKVYCPTPSPVVRLPPLPHNNPHQPSHPPNTFQAQQNTSSVVHKNGSVDRKDATTTINFAASPPISAANSYISSLTGDTESLQPSLSSGFQFTHMSQVSSAGKPPLSSSSLKRKCNSMEDSAMKCGSSSGRCHCSKKRKNRIKRVIRVPAVSSKLADIPPDDYSWRKYGQKPIKGSPHPRGYYKCSSLRGCPARKHVERALDDPTMLIVTYENDHNHAHSTETPAALVLESS
- the LOC120085892 gene encoding probable WRKY transcription factor 7 isoform X1, with product MLLLNNNMAVDLMVGFGDATTSSSFTPNMEENAAVSAVQEAASAGIQSVHNFLRLMSHTPNHQHSQDDSSTSTIPNGYEAVADSVVSKFKKVISLLERNRTGHARFRRAPVLTTTPPPPPPPKVKPQQQDPSSSSPISVPHIQVKKQESVSAFKVYCPTPSPVVRLPPLPHNNPHQPSHPPNTFQAQQNTSSVVHKNGSVDRKDATTTINFAASPPISAANSYISSLTGDTESLQPSLSSGFQFTHMSQVSSAGKPPLSSSSLKRKCNSMEDSAMKCGSSSGRCHCSKKSRKNRIKRVIRVPAVSSKLADIPPDDYSWRKYGQKPIKGSPHPRGYYKCSSLRGCPARKHVERALDDPTMLIVTYENDHNHAHSTETPAALVLESS